The Liolophura sinensis isolate JHLJ2023 chromosome 6, CUHK_Ljap_v2, whole genome shotgun sequence genomic sequence AATCTACGGTAGATTTCACATTTATCTTATGTTTCAGCCTGCGTCTAGAAACCAAACGCGCGATGTTAGGTGAAGTTAGCCAGCTCTATATACGCCTGCTCGGTGACCCGGCATCGGTACAGCTGAGGTCACGGTAGAACTGTCAGTTTCACAGGGCGGGCTGCCCGTCAGTTGTCAGTCGGCAGGCTGACTGAGAGAGCGTGGAGTGTTGACTGAGGAGGTAAGAAAGCAAAGTGACGGATGAGGGGAAGGGAGAAATAACGACATAGTTCCGATGGAAGTCAAACGCGAAGTCAGCGATGAAAGTCTAGCTGAGATGAGCGTGTACTCTCAGCAGTTGTTGTACGGGTTGAATGAACTTCGTCAGCGCCAGCTACTATGTGACGTTGTCCTCATAGCGGACGACGCAAAGGTAGCCGCCCACAGGGTAGTGTTGGCGGGGTGCAGCCCGTACTTCCGGGCCATGTTCACGGGGAGCCTTGTGGAGAAAGACAAACCTGAGATTGAACTTCAGTCCGTGGACAGCATAGGTTTGAGGACGATTGTGGAGTACGCTTACAGAGGTAGTGTGGTCATATCGCAGCACAATGTCCAGTCCGTACTACCGGCTGCTAATCTGTTCCAGCTGACACCCCTTCTGAGAAACTGTTGTCGATTTCTCCAGTCCCAGCTTCACCCTTCGAACTGTCTAGGCATTTGGAAGTTTGCGGAAACGCACTCCTGTTTTGATCTATACAACAAAGTCTTCAGTTTCATTCTGCAGCATTTCACTAAAGTGATGAGAACTGAAGAATTCAAAGACTTGACGGTAGAGGAAGTGTGTGAGGTGTTGTGTCAAGACAATTTGTCTGTCTCCTCCGAGAGGTGTGTGTTAGAGGCGGTAGATCTCTGGCTGCAGGCAGATCTGCCCTCCAGGAGAGATAGCCTCAAAAATCTGCTCCCTTGCATCCGACTGTCACAGCTCCCACTCACTGTGCTCAATAAATTCCTCGATTCTCACCAGCACCTGATAGAGGATTCAATATGTAGAAAGTTAATAGAAGAGGCCTTGGGGGATAAACTTGACGCAGAACGAAGACTGAAGAGAAGTAAGGCAGACTGCAGCAGCTGCCGAGCCAGGTGCCCTTCTAAAGCCCTGTGTGCTGTTGGAGGGAAATGTGGGTTATTTGCTAGCCTCGACAGGTTggacaaatattttgtttatctccatgcataaagaaaaaaatataactttttggGGGTAATTGGAAACTTCATTTCATGtgatatgtacagtgtatatagaaGCCTTATTCTTTACATGCTTTTTCTAAgaagtttgaaaaaaagttATTGAACCTTTAAAATGAATGAGTATAcatttaaaactacatgtagacctaaaataatatttattaactaTCGACAGGATTCTGTTTCACAGAGCAAATCTTATGCGTAATACTGGTGATTGTAATGATTTATCTTCTGTTTGGACGAAGTCTGGAGTTCCGGGATACAAActgggtcaggtcatatcaaagactaaaaaaatggtacttgttgctgcctcgcttggcgctcagcattaagaggttagaacaaggaaagaggactggttggccaggtgttaGTATagtgtgactaggtggggtgccatgtctggtgtcttcagcatgatacttcagtggcagcagcactgtgccggcatggactctccctgccacaagaaggcacaatatatgtacacacatcgaAAGACccctcattgtcatatgaaattgttaagtacgacttgaaacccaagcattcattcattcattcattcttcatttTGGGGGATGGCAGCATTCTAGAGAATGATGTGTACTTGCCAATGCTATGAGGATATTCATTTGATGCAAGAATTAAACTCAAGCATAATTACCAGGGCAACACGTGTTTAAattatatgttgccatggtgtAGCTACTCTCAGCTTAGCCTTTGATTCTCTGGTTTATGAGCAGTTATAAATCACACTTAAATATGTAGATACTACTCTAAGCTAATTACTTTCCATAGAAGCATAACTATTAAACAAATCTCTTATTTCTGTAGCACCTGCATCTGAAAGACTTCGCTAATTAGTTCAAAGCCTGCACATAATGAATATATACGTAATAACAGTATACTGTACGTTACATAACATTCATGTATCCTTGAATGATATAATATAGGTGTGTGCAAatgatatacacacatacacacatgataCACACATAGGTGTGTGCAAAACGACTATGATTCACACACATCAGTTATTGATGGAAATTCAGAATATTATGctcctaaaaattaaaaaaaattacacaattaaTTTGGTATCAGGCCTAGTTTAGTTTTATGCATGTAGCCAGATTCCAGGTACATAATATTGCATATATGCAATATAGTGAAGTTTGAATAGGTCTTTAGAAAGTCagcgtgggatggtctgccagcaacccgctTAAATGTTATACGTGTTATGGGTTATCTTTCATCTTCATCTGTAAAATTGTTACTgatatttatgcatgtttattaaaattatactaAACTTTTGCCCACAAATTACAATTTAAATGCGAATAAAAGTCTTAAGGTATCATGCTCTTAGTGCTGAAATTTTCGTTTCTCCAGAAGGATATCATCTAACCTTCCAGCTGAAAAGACCTTTGTAAGACAGATCTGGGTAACTGATTGATGGTTGAAGATTTATTTCCTTTACAGTAATTTGTTTGGTGAATGTGTGCGAAGAAGAGCATATAATACatatgttttgaaatttattggATATTACATGCAAGTATGTCGATAAGCCAGAGGCGCTGCCTGTGGCACCTTCATGCTAACAGTAAGATGAGATTTTGACAGATGCATGTAATTGCGTATTATATAAGTGATGATGATATACGAAGTCTGAATTATTCTAGCGTCTGAAATATTTTGGcgtgaaatatttcagcatgcTCAATTTTGAGATGTTGCaaaaaattgtcaccaagaaTAGTGGATTGAACATTGATATTATCTTCTGTGTGCATGACTGATGATTAATTGCATGGAAAAGCAAGAATATGAGTAAAACAAAAGAACAACACAGCAGATTCCATTTATAATTTGAGTGCACTATTATGTTTTTCAGTGACTGCATATACAGGAGTTTTTAGCCTCTGCTTATTTAACCTCCTTATCATGTTAAGTATTAGCGGGATCCGAAGGTTACTAATTTTAATCCCATTTCATTTTATTGGAGAACCTTTTCTACTTACAACCTAACCTCAACACTGTTGTTCATTCCCGCCTTTACTATGGTGTTTTGTGGGCAAAGTGGTTTTAAATTAGTACCTATtcattgcaagagaacaatgatAAATGTAgcttggatttatttatctatttatttgtttggtgttttacgcagtactcaagaatacttcactggatggcggctaacattatggtgggaggaaaccgggaaagcCCcgtggaaacccaagaccatctaaAGAATGCTGACAGACCCAGTGTTTGGATTGAGTTTGCCTGTTAACCAGTTATAGcactcaagtacatgtaggcttaatTTACTATTATTTGCTAACAGATCTACATCTGTCAATGTGGCTTTCTATGGCTACTTATCTGTCCAAAGTATCTCTGCAGCTAAATGACCCTTGACTGCTGATGCTGTgtgctcaagtccagctccagCTAGTAGAACTGTAGCTTTTAGTCGGAAAGTGTCGGGTACACATACCCTGGCAAAAGGTGATGCTTTGTTCGAGATTCATGAGCTATCTCATCAGAATCCTTGATCCATACACCTGAATTCCGTCACAAAAAGgaggtattcttgagtacagtattaAACTTCAGTGAAATAGTTGCAAATATCTGTTTgtggacgtacatgtaattacccTAATAGGTTATAAAAACTTAATATTTGAATAATggaggaaaatatttttgaagaaataaaaacattttaatccaCACAAAATGGTTTGTATGTGCGATTTTTTATTAGTATCTCCATGTACTTGTAGTGTGTCTTTACCTGtctttttacatttgttttattataaaataaatggaGAAAAATATGTGAACAATGTGTTTATTGTAACTCTAAATTGCATCAGCTGGAAATTTGTTTGATAAGATAATCAAATTTTCTTAAATGTGTGAAATTGTTACctataacaataaataaatccagaaaTGACCTCATcataatttttatgtaaataccCTTGATAAAGGTTAGAGAATTTATTGATGTTGATAATAATGGATTGCTTTTTTTAAAGTACGGGTATTGCACTGAAAGCCTTAAtgctataaatataaatacatagacTCGTGTTCTTGCTCtgtaaacttttttgtttattacatgcTAGACATGAATCTAAAATGTGTGCGCAACATGTCAGCAAGGTTTACTGTGTTCTTTTCACAGATAGTatctttgttgttttattaaaaaataaacctttttttttgacTTCCAGTTTAGCTGCAATGTCTTTATAATTATGGTAATATGCTTCATAAAAAATCCAACAGATGGTCTGCATGATACAGAGTATGCTTTTAACCTTGACCTTAAATGACAGGAGCCTAAAATagctttttcaattttttgttgttgtcttttttcattcattgttcGGGGAAGATGTGCTGTACATATTTGACATGAATGCACAGTCTGTTATGCCTGAATAATTCATttgcacatatatataacatGATAGGATGTCTTGTCGTTGCATGCTATTAATATCACTTCACAGGGGCATTTAAGAGATAAGGTATGTAATACTCCTCAGCAGAAATGGCTCTACATAATATGtaaagagaagaaaagaaagagagaaaacaaaaagcagtgcttaatatttaaacatgttataCAACAGTTTACGTTAATATTTCATACACCTTCTGAGTTTTTATTAAAACTTTTCACTCAAGCTAGTTTGAGAAGTTTCgtgtgtaatatttttatgtgtataaagtaAGCTAGCTATTTAAGATGCATGTACCAGCAATGTTTTTACGTCATGGGGTATTTTTAGGGAATTTATGGCTGATTTCCATCAAAAAATTTGTGCCTAAAAATAGCAGAAGGTTTCTAGGTTAGAGAATGAGATTTGTCTGTTGGTTAGGTCAGCCCTTATTTATGTGTCATTATGACAGACAGAGTGCtggataaataaaacaaggcaGTGTTCACTTAAAACTACAAGCCACTTAGTGCTTCAGCCCAGCAGTTATTGACTTTGACCAGGAATATTGGTTGGAACATGGTTATTGTATGAGGTTGACCTTATCTATGCACAAATGTGTTGGCCAACTAATCAGACATTATATAGATTCCATTCGGAGAAGATTGTGAGATCTATTGGAAACtataatgaaacatttacattaccATGGTGTTGGCAAATTTTCCAGTGATTTAATgggatttgttcattttttatacatgtacatgaaatgtgaTATGAATCATGACAAGACCCTACtgcatatatcatgtatattgaggaaaatgtcaattttttATTCACATCCTGGATACTTTCATCGAGAACAATTGTATtctataatttgattttgtgaGCTTATCTCAATCTCCCAGTTTcaaaagttaatttatttatctatttattgatatgttgtttaatgtcattctgaagaatttttctcttataggCCAGCTATAATGGCAGTCATTTATTGGTGGTGGAAAACCAAAGTTTTcaaggtaaaccactgaccttcagttGGCAT encodes the following:
- the LOC135467024 gene encoding kelch-like protein 28, with product MEVKREVSDESLAEMSVYSQQLLYGLNELRQRQLLCDVVLIADDAKVAAHRVVLAGCSPYFRAMFTGSLVEKDKPEIELQSVDSIGLRTIVEYAYRGSVVISQHNVQSVLPAANLFQLTPLLRNCCRFLQSQLHPSNCLGIWKFAETHSCFDLYNKVFSFILQHFTKVMRTEEFKDLTVEEVCEVLCQDNLSVSSERCVLEAVDLWLQADLPSRRDSLKNLLPCIRLSQLPLTVLNKFLDSHQHLIEDSICRKLIEEALGDKLDAERRLKRSKADCSSCRARCPSKALCAVGGKCGLFASLDSVEIYCALNRSWTEITPLSTCRNECAVTSVSSRLYVLGGIICENRENGTYRYHDNRVEYWDPESNVWHEKSPMIHRRSAFAVVTFQENLYALGGYDGQVYHRSVERYCWQSDEWTPVTAMQQCRSCFSACILEGFIYVIGGYGPPCLNSVEKYDPVSKEWGNGDPMVEKRINYGAGVACGCLFVVGGHNGCSNLSSVERYDPVGDQWTNVTGIDRQGQD